The Periplaneta americana isolate PAMFEO1 chromosome 9, P.americana_PAMFEO1_priV1, whole genome shotgun sequence genome contains a region encoding:
- the LOC138706543 gene encoding serine-rich adhesin for platelets-like, whose protein sequence is MKKTSQQADEKEDGADLSRTKRIGYSSFQRQLSGPNNRRSSVRNIRETFENAAKNDEVKSGDSVKFHRSDSVKSTSGDKESDTSSVNVSVNGVTKKPSVVKVSKIPVVGDRLHRSSVGGDSGEGDTSVKEGKFSEINTDSVVTKEKPESPVVLRSEIGRETNNNNQVHPEKAQDRLAKSQSLIEQLQQNLATQISTATVEAFKHDYSPALEKSILERSNIHTPSSSRKAPGAISSSKIDNNSNFEEKNIRQPSEQKETEKGDNSLSLKRRKLQFFNGIFGPSAPKSVNKPAVKRKDSGDVISPEEGQENKGNRQANGIVHSVVDSVGPLENKKGKEGQDTSDAVKGKNYSAGTNGIETAGELKPNEVRRRETVQTKVSLKGDETIGGVKSPASDKNSCDNSIVKQDNPKPERDKHIDEGLPIGEPVLPSKPARVSWTTRLIQKLTEEETRKKNKPQIKVQKPKRLVRFPQRKEPKPDKPDKPKLNEVKKKPSEVSREIVRPVQIPINYSETDSGATQQEEVKIENVSGVVLDDNNKDAYASLITQLVDTPLGGQSDFEEVSEVDSEAKLLKQKKLEEIRAALAREECGTSSSDDESVIALNTSFASSDSTTAITASTGSKELLGEAGKGRKENKPSGIRRLLPQGLFSSNQKNRPLDRRDEDAVLEPLLKTNKSVIGRGDYSRVYPTTSPKPVLETAFLSDSQSKVPNDPRFRQHQRSQSTSPASRHKQTSPKIRRHHLDSPYVDQTSIQENEQNTSRINSQNRSKSLSPSRDRRSSATSPNAKRTIPDTSLILEERLQNIRRELSSPPPGGGVGGVRRPSSTTPADRPNRVQQRQHSLPSSPAGRRPSNKLLQQDQIYQNAVRGYTSNGAPPIPSDAYYHSPPSRRKQQNKIAQNSPNDHRLEEYYRKVSGGSSASSTSTIVADSPSNSSSWNPLLLNLEHQAISGSPDIRKLQQQRHHRTADDTGIYGEIRNGSYSDSPGYRENAMLNRRHLASPRTDSPDVYYHQNSGIVDKPQGLLQVQYNPPLGQQRSPSSVPSGRLSAPPVPSHNVEDYPRRRVISPEPHRSRQEYPPQPNKRSTSQPPISRQPYRDTGPPHPSFQPIIPTEKRVVLPVGAQVKITAPPQPQQRQDHPINKETQTARSYVQQQQYRHLATAPDGPKESPQNLSPSERPQNVSQKTPPEQGQRQYKKLSRQEIEALYWETQKFREGLSSLSKQFSPNVPRLGERYPSTSSLPPQLSPAQMNAMRPQQNSPMLSPHYQTDGVPRQPYRTQSAINVGSGYGSLIVKPQPIYNNVQHYQNYQMIQQARGQQENPLPSPAAMRVPRARSVSPGPNSNRHLSSRSLSLPRSISGNILIENQMPNQRKIGEDNYFSRGIPQRNTIGPIRTSQHSPQIRQQATPTIYEEPPQHNQEEVLLRHPERVKNTGDMNQKISSKSSKPQSYTDPVPNRALPAGDGGSKKSGSAKKGKKSSSDQQPPLPQQQQSPYCPPIFKRGSLISNSTSSVDGVDNQGPPYQLTPKRVSFTSNYMEGQPEPVYWPTRNGPAPEPPTRQRKSRPDSLDSDVFLPNSPHNPRDEYSTYANVPATMAHHYQPPGYGVISPKLEAPNRPLPPVPREASHGVFSRKSRGDKDFSGFSSVSHRWQQQSESESGSEAGEVQRILQQGSHSRGGTYFRFPGRLIMIFPAL, encoded by the coding sequence ATGAAGAAAACTTCCCAGCAAGCGGATGAGAAGGAAGACGGCGCCGACTTAAGTCGAACGAAACGAATCGGGTACTCCAGTTTCCAGCGACAGCTCAGTGGTCCGAACAACAGACGTTCATCTGTTCGAAACATACGCGAAACCTTCGAGAATGCTGCCAAAAATGACGAAGTGAAAAGTGGTGATTCTGTTAAATTCCATAGAAGTGATAGTGTGAAATCTACTAGTGGTGACAAGGAAAGTGATACATCCAGTGTGAATGTTTCAGTGAATGGTGTGACAAAGAAGCCTTCCGTTGTTAAAGTGTCAAAAATACCTGTTGTGGGTGATAGACTTCACAGAAGTTCAGTAGGTGGTGATAGTGGTGAAGGGGACACAAGTGTCAAGGAaggaaaatttagtgaaattaataCTGATAGTGTGGTGACAAAGGAGAAACCCGAATCCCCGGTGGTACTTCGGTCTGAAATAGGTAgagagactaataataataatcaggtacACCCAGAGAAAGCTCAAGATAGGTTGGCCAAAAGTCAGTCCCTCATTGAACAGCTTCAGCAGAACCTTGCAACACAGATAAGCACAGCAACAGTTGAAGCTTTCAAGCATGATTATTCACCGGCCCTTGAAAAGAGTATATTAGAACGCAGTAATATTCACACACCAAGTTCTTCGAGAAAGGCCCCAGGAGCCATCAGCTCTTCAAAAATCGACAATAACTCAAACTTCGAAGAAAAGAACATTCGTCAGCCCTCTGAACAGAAGGAAACAGAGAAGGGAGACAATTCATTGTCACTTAAGAGAAGAAAACTACAGTTCTTTAACGGAATTTTTGGGCCTTCGGCACCAAAATCTGTTAACAAACCAGCTGTGAAAAGGAAAGATTCTGGAGATGTAATATCTCCAGAAGAAGGCCAAGAGAACAAAGGAAATCGTCAGGCTAACGGGATTGTACATTCTGTTGTGGATAGTGTTGGTCcgttagaaaataaaaaagggaaggAGGGTCAAGACACTAGTGATGCTGTGAAAGGTAAAAATTATTCAGCTGGTACTAATGGGATAGAAACTGCAGGAGAATTGAAGCCTAATGAAGTACGTAGAAGAGAAACAGTTCAGACGAAGGTGTCGTTGAAGGGTGATGAAACTATTGGTGGCGTAAAGTCTCCTGCCAGTGATAAGAATAGCTGTGATAATTCTATTGTTAAACAGGACAATCCTAAACCTGAAAGAGACAAACATATCGACGAGGGTTTACCGATAGGTGAACCCGTCCTTCCCAGCAAACCAGCAAGAGTTTCCTGGACTACAAGATTAATACAAAAACTTACAGAAGAGGAaacaaggaagaaaaacaaacCTCAAATCAAGGTTCAAAAACCTAAAAGATTAGTGAGATTTCCTCAGAGGAAAGAACCTAAACCTGACAAGCCAGATAAACCGAAACTTAACGAAGTAAAAAAGAAACCATCCGAGGTATCTCGTGAGATAGTTCGTCCTGTGCAGATTCCTATAAATTACAGTGAAACAGATTCAGGTGCAACTCAACAAGAAGAGGTCAAGATAGAAAATGTTTCTGGCGTTGTTCTAGATGATAACAATAAGGATGCTTACGCAAGCTTGATAACACAGCTAGTTGATACACCATTGGGTGGCCAGTCAGATTTCGAAGAAGTGAGTGAAGTTGACAGTGAAGCAAAATTACTTAAGCAGAAAAAGTTGGAAGAGATTCGTGCGGCTTTGGCAAGAGAAGAGTGTGGAACGTCTAGCAGTGACGACGAAAGTGTTATAGCTTTGAACACTTCCTTTGCATCAAGTGACAGTACAACCGCCATAACGGCGTCCACAGGGAGCAAGGAGCTTCTCGGCGAAGCTGGGAAGGGGAGGAAGGAGAACAAGCCCTCGGGAATAAGAAGACTCCTGCCGCAGGGTTTGTTTTCTTCCAACCAAAAGAATAGACCGCTGGATCGCAGGGATGAAGATGCTGTACTGGAACCTTTACTGAAGACGAATAAATCTGTGATAGGCCGTGGGGATTACTCTCGAGTATATCCTACTACGTCACCAAAGCCAGTGCTTGAAACTGCTTTCCTATCTGATTCACAATCTAAGGTGCCCAATGATCCACGGTTTAGACAACATCAACGGtctcaaagcacttcaccagcTTCAAGACACAAACAAACGTCGCCAAAAATTCGTCGTCATCATTTAGATTCGCCATACGTTGACCAAACAAGTATACAAGAAAACGAGCAGAATACCTCTAGAATTAATAGTCAAAATAGATCAAAAAGTTTGAGTCCTTCCAGGGATCGAAGATCTTCAGCAACAAGTccgaatgcaaagagaacaattCCAGATACATCTCTTATTCTAGAGGAACGGTTGCAGAATATTCGTCGAGAATTATCTTCTCCACCTcctggtggtggtgttggtggtgttaGACGACCTTCCTCCACCACGCCCGCGGATAGACCTAATAGAGTTCAGCAAAGACAACATTCTTTGCCATCATCTCCAGCCGGAAGAAGGCCTTCAAATAAGCTCTTGCAACAAGACCAAATATATCAGAATGCTGTTAGAGGATATACTAGCAATGGCGCACCGCCCATTCCAAGCGATGCATACTATCATTCACCACCGAGTAGAAGAAAGCAGCAGAATAAAATTGCACAGAATTCTCCAAACGACCACAGATTGGAAGAATATTACAGGAAAGTGAGTGGCGGTAGCTCGGCTTCTTCCACTTCGACAATTGTTGCTGATTCTCCATCTAATTCCTCTTCTTGGAACCCACTGCTACTTAATTTGGAGCATCAAGCTATCAGCGGATCACCAGATATCCGCAAGCTCCAACAGCAAAGACACCATCGGACTGCCGATGATACTGGAATTTACGGCGAAATTCGAAATGGGTCTTACTCGGATTCTCCTGGATATCGTGAAAATGCTATGTTGAATAGACGACATTTGGCTTCACCAAGAACAGACTCCCCGGATGTTTACTACCATCAAAATTCCGGAATAGTTGATAAACCTCAAGGTTTGTTACAAGTGCAGTACAACCCACCTTTGGGCCAACAAAGGAGTCCATCGTCCGTACCATCTGGCAGGCTTTCAGCTCCTCCGGTACCTTCGCATAATGTCGAAGATTATCCAAGAAGGAGAGTTATATCGCCAGAACCACACAGATCTCGTCAGGAGTATCCACCCCAACCGAATAAAAGGTCTACATCGCAGCCTCCAATTTCAAGACAGCCTTACCGGGATACAGGACCACCTCATCCTTCTTTCCAACCAATTATCCCCACAGAAAAGAGGGTGGTATTACCAGTTGGAGCTCAGGTGAAAATCACTGCACCTCCCCAGCCTCAGCAGAGACAAGATCATCCAATTAACAAAGAAACACAAACTGCAAGAAGTTATGTTCAACAACAGCAATATCGTCATCTAGCTACGGCTCCTGACGGCCCAAAAGAGAGTCCACAGAACCTGTCACCCAGTGAGAGACCGCAGAATGTATCTCAGAAAACACCTCCAGAACAAGGTCAGAGGCAGTATAAGAAGCTTTCAAGACAGGAAATCGAAGCATTATATTGGGAAACCCAAAAGTTTAGAGAAGGTTTATCCTCATTGTCAAAACAATTCTCACCAAATGTTCCTAGACTTGGTGAAAGGTACCCATCGACGAGTTCTCTTCCACCACAGCTATCCCCGGCACAGATGAATGCCATGAGACCTCAGCAAAACAGCCCCATGTTGAGTCCACACTATCAGACTGATGGGGTCCCAAGACAGCCGTATAGGACGCAGTCAGCGATTAATGTTGGAAGTGGTTATGGATCTCTTATTGTTAAGCCACAACCGATTTACAACAATGTACAGCACTATCAGAATTATCAAATGATACAACAGGCTAGAGGTCAACAGGAGAACCCACTACCATCGCCAGCGGCTATGAGAGTTCCCCGAGCTAGAAGTGTTTCCCCAGGTCCAAACAGTAACAGACATCTGTCTTCTAGAAGCTTAAGTCTCCCCAGGTCGATTTCAGGAAATATTTTGATTGAAAATCAGATGCCAAATCAACGTAAAATTGGTgaagataattatttttcaagaGGGATTCCTCAGAGGAATACTATTGGCCCTATCAGAACATCACAGCATTCACCACAGATTCGCCAACAAGCAACTCCAACAATCTACGAGGAACCCCCTCAGCATAATCAAGAGGAAGTTTTGTTACGTCACCCAGAACGTGTTAAAAACACTGGTGATATGAATCAAAAGATCAGCAGCAAGAGTTCCAAACCTCAGAGTTACACAGACCCAGTGCCAAATCGAGCTTTGCCTGCTGGAGATGGAGGATCAAAAAAGTCTGGAAGTGCTAAGAAAGGTAAAAAGTCCTCATCTGATCAACAGCCACCACTACCCCAGCAGCAGCAATCGCCATACTGCCCTCCGATATTCAAACGGGGCAGCTTGATTAGCAACTCAACTTCTTCTGTTGATGGTGTTGATAACCAGGGGCCACCATACCAATTGACTCCGAAGAGGGTGAGCTTCACAAGCAATTACATGGAGGGACAGCCGGAACCTGTATACTGGCCAACTCGCAATGGTCCTGCTCCCGAACCACCAACCAGACAACGCAAATCACGTCCAGACAGCTTAGACTCGGATGTTTTCCTCCCCAATTCGCCACATAACCCAAGGGATGAGTACAGTACTTACGCGAATGTACCCGCCACCATGGCGCACCACTATCAGCCACCGGGGTACGGTGTAATTTCTCCAAAGCTAGAAGCGCCAAATCGCCCATTGCCGCCGGTACCGCGTGAGGCTTCCCACGGTGTCTTTTCTAGGAAGAGTCGCGGAGACAAGGACTTCAGCGGGTTCTCCAGCGTCTCCcacagatggcagcagcagtccgAGTCGGAGTCTGGCAGCGAGGCAGGTGAAGTTCAGCGGATTCTCCAGCAGGGGAGCCACAGTCGCGGCGGCACGTACTTCCGTTTCCCAGGTAGGCTCATTATGATCTTCCCCGCGTTGTAG